CGTCCTTTGCCCCCTGGTGAataccaggagacagaaaaCTATATTACAATTATTTTGACTagacatatatatgtatgtatatacatacatacatacatacatacatacatacatataatttGTTAAAGGGTCAAATGAATGAAGactttaactaaaaaaaaactacactaTTCTACCTATTTTTCTTTGGTCAGGGTTTAAATGGTTAAGTAGCTGGAGCAGCTTtgctttgaagaaaaaaaatccaggtgGACTGATGTGCATCATCAAGGTTGATGCCATCAACTAAACAATAACCCTTCAAATATCCATTTGAATTCCAGGttataaggcaaaaaaaaaatcaggaagaaTGCCAATGTTCTGCCATATAATAACTATTActttatattcatatatatgtatatatatatatatatatatatagagagagagagagagagagagagagagagagagagagagagagcaggacACTGATTTCATATTTGTAAACAATACTGCTGATCCTGCTATGTAATTTCCTTTAAAACCCAAAATGGACTAAAACACACAGAGGCACATCACACAGAATTGACAATAATTAGCCCTGAAATTAGCAAATAGTCCCCCCTCCGGCCTTCACACTTTAGGTAAATAATGACGCTGTACTTACATCAGCTTGTACATTCATTATGAGTCAGCAATGGAGGGCGCTTCCCGACTGCTTTTTCAAGAACCACATGGCGAATTCCGTTTAAATTTTcgccatttttttaaataaaacacgtATTTCCAGAAATTAGAAGCTCAGCTTTAGGAAATAACTGGCGTTTGTTTTCACCAATTTGTACTAGTATACGGCATTATCATATACTGTTATAGTGGTTAATTAACGTCACACAAGTGCTAGTTTTTCTGTTGTGAATTAAAGTGGACGCAGGGTCGGTGTGGTCTCCAGGAAGAACAGGCAACAAGATTTGCCCTAACAGGGAGGAATAAGCTGGGTTATAAAAAGAATGGGTTATAAACTAGGAGAgactaacaggagatttctttttgttctaGCTATTAATAATTTAGCTATCTAAACCCTTGTAAATAACCGTTAACTCACAGTAATCTGACTGTAACAACAATCAGTCACTAGCAAAGGTAACTCGCAGATGTTGCTCCGCATTTTGGCTCTTTGCCAGGCGACACGGGCTTAACGAATAGTAAGATCgaataaaacatttcttataaGCACCCGGTGACACAACCGACATCCACACTTAcaggttttcttgttttctgggTGAATGAAATTCGCTCGGGGCGATGAAAGGCGGCAACTGAGGGCATCGGCTGTTGTCCGAACCTTCGCCTGTTTGACAGCTACAACTGAACCAGGAAGCCCAGTGAACGCCTTGAGCGACGTCCCGGAGAGCCAATCAGAATACAGAGCTTAGATAGGCTCATCCAATGACCTTTGAGAAAAGGCGTTGCCACGTTGTTGACGTAGGGTTAGTCAAGAAAGGAATGCTCTACTCTGATATCCCTACATCCTCTTCTTCCACTTGCGGGATAaaaatgaagagatgaaaaATGCCGCCAGCTGTCGTTTTCATCAGTGCTTCACCACAAGACGTgtgcaaagaaaaggaaatccTTCTGTATACAGACAggattacatttaaatttacttttagGATTTAGGCTAAATATTTTAAGACTGTGTTTAAATCCGCCACAAGTGtggttaattatttattctgatGAAAATACTTAAAACTAAATGGGAGGTAGGGCAAAGGCTCCGTGATCTAAAGGGCCACGTGGTcagacaaaacaacaaagtcAGATGCAAACATCCACAAAGAGTTGCAAAATAATGCAAAGGTTGAAAGaaagaccaaaagaaaaaaaaagctgatgaaCAGCATTTAAGTTTTCTGGCAATACATAAACAAGGTTGGAAAACATGAGGACACAGACTAATTCAtaaaaagaaccaaaacaacaacaaaaagttgcAAAACACTTGAACTTATAACTGCCTACCTCAGCTGGGGAGCGGTGCCTTTAACATGTCTGCCCAGGGTCCCACTGTTTCGTCATCCGTCCGTGGCTAAAATATGACGCTAACTGAAAGAATGTGTGACACAGTTTCCACACTGCATGAACCATTTTCTGCGTCCACACCGGCCAGCACTGCTCTCCAACACATACACTGAGACAAACACAACGCACCACCCTTGTGCGTAATGGGGTTTGGCACAAGAGTGCTCACCGGATAAACAAAAGCACATTGTTGGTGTCATTGGCAGTCAGTCTACATGCCAACAGTGGAAGAAGTGAGCAGTCATTTCCGTTGCTCTCTCCAGACAGAGGGAGGACTTTTTTTGGTTGCAGCTACAACCTTTAACATAGATGGTATTCCTTTATACTACACTAGACTGCATATACTACTATGTCTGAGAAACGGCTGATTCTGCCGTTATCTACCAGTTAATTACAAATCAGTGTATTCATGACAATATAAAGCGTGCAAATGATCTGTTTTTCTTGCTTCGCGCCAGGAAAAGTCGAGTGGAGAAAAAACATCCCATAGAAAATAAGACTTGAAGGTAAGTGTCGACCTAAATTTGTTGGATTTTTATGCTCTCAAAATCTCAACaatgtcaaagaaaaagaaataaaaaataaaatccaaacatgTTCTCTTGCTAGCCGaatatttgaaaaatgaaatcACTTGTTGACACAAAATaagttatgtttttgtatgCGCGTAATTCTagttaagaaaaaaagcttatttCCACTTCTCCGGAATATGCACATTATATGTGATATGTGTATATTTACAGTGGCCATGCCGTGCGTCCAGACCCAGTGCGGCTCCTCTCCGCAAGGAGCCAGCCCAGCCTCTCAGAGTGCCggcggagaacacagctgcgaCTTCCTCACCCCGGAGTTCGTCAAGTTCAGCATGGATCTTACAAACAGTGAAATCTCGGCTGTAGCCTCTAGCCCGAGTTTCGGTCCTTTGGCGGACACTTACAACTCCGGATACGACATGAAGCCCCCGTGTCTCTTTCAGATGTCAGTTCAAGGGGAGCTGCCGTGCGTGAAAGTGGAGGATACGCACGGATGTCCGCGGTATCAGCCGAATCAGCATCACTCGCACCAGTCGGAGGAACTGCTCTCCTCTCCGAGCTCCGTTTATTATTACCGCTCTCCCTCACCACACACATCCATCACATCCAACTTCCAAACCCCAGCCGGACCCATTTGGGAAGACTCCGGCTCACTGTACAGTTTTCGACAGGAATATTTGGCCGCGGCGCATAGGAAAAACGCACTCTCCAGGTTTTCACTATTTTCCCTGAAGCACGCGCAACACGGAAGCCCGAGCTTGTCCACCTGCCAAATGACATTTGAAGGGTCTCTCCACGTGTCCATGAACCTAGACGCGGGAGGAGCGCACCAAACGCTGGACAGCTCCACGGTTTTGGGCTCCTCCGGGCTGCAGGGGAAGCAGCCCGGTGTGGGGTTTCCTCACCATCTTCAACTCGCGCATGGCCACCACTTTATGGAATACCAAAACTCTTCAGGCGCTGGCCGACCTCTGAGCTCGGAGGGTCTGTGCGCAGTATGCGGGGATAACGCAGCCTGCCAGCACTATGGAGTTCGCACATGCGAGGGCTGCAAGGGCTTCTTTAAGGTTTGTTGGTTAAACTTTTAAAGTGGATTATTTTCAGGTAGTAGGTATTGtgattaatttaatgaaattagATAGAAAAGTGTCTACAGGCTGTATAAACTTCTTCTGTGGCGAGAACGCAGCTCTAATTACGGATTTGACTTcgatgtaaaaagaaaatcccaCTGGGGCCTAGTTGGCCCTCTAAATTGGACATTATACTCCCGAAGCACGTTTTGATCTCTTGATCTCTTGACAGGCGCGTTTTACGGGCAAATGTCCTGTATAAAAATCGCCACTGACGTGCCATGAATAAAAATATCCGCCTACATCTCTCAGAAGAAGACTCCCGGGGGCGATTCTCCAAATTATGAAGGACCACGACCCTGTATTTACCCAGACTGCCCTGTCCGCCTGCTGAATGTCTTACACTGCTTCAGATGGCCCACAGGAGCAAAAGTGTTGCATATGAATTGCAAAGGGCAGTTCCAGcctttaacttttattttttaaaaaaatggtttcagagacaaccacaaaaataactcttaaaagtatttttatgaCATTTACATGAATTGCAAATATGCACTTTATGGTTCAACTTTATGgaactaaagtttttttttaacatataatataaaaaaacacaaattctgACTTCCCTCCAACATAGATTTTCGTtattcaaatacatttttaaaaagaagtgggttttttttcttatctgaaGGGGAAAATAACCAATATCTTACCATAAACCTGTGGTTAAAAGGCATGATATTGCACTCAGTATCTTATCAAGctaatgaaatgttttttataacAGTCTACTGAATAATATGTATTTCTTCCTTCTCTCTGTGAAGCGCACAGTGCAAAAAAATGCCAAGTATGTATGTTTGGCTGCCAAAAGCTGCCCTGTAGACAAGCGCAGGAGGAACCGATGCCAGTACTGTCGCTTCCAGAAGTGCCTGGTCGTGGGAATGGTCAAAGAAGGTAAACTTAAAAACCATGTTTCTTAAACTGTATAATCTTCATGTAGTTCGAATCTCTGATTTACAGCTGAGATATCTCCCTCTTCTCATTTTGCTCTGCAGTGGTGAGGACAGACGGTTTAAAAGGCAGAAGAGGTCGACTGCCATCTAAACCTAAAGCTCTGTCAGACCTGAATTTACCTGGGAGCAGCCTTCTCAGTGCCCTCGTCCGGGCACATGTGGAGTCAAACCCTCCACTGTCTCGCTTGGACTACTCCAAAGTAAGCAAAGCTGccttaattaaaaaacaacagctCTAAATCACCCTCAAAGCACAAATTTAACACATAATAAATCTGTATGTGATGATATTCTTTACAACCAACCTGATGAACTTTCATGTGTAGTTCAAGGAGAGTCCAGAAAGTCCTCTGCAAGATGATGCTCAGCATGTTCGGCAGTTTTATGACCTCCTGACCAGATCAATGGAAGTGATTCGGGGCTGGGCGCAAAGGATCCCGGGCTTTATCTCCTTACCTAAACATGATCAAGACCTCCTCTTTTTCTCAGCATTCCTGGAGCTTTTTGTTTTACGCCTGGCATacaggtaaaaaaacaaaacaaaacaaaaaaaaaaaaaacactcacctTTCTCCTTGCAAAGACCAAATAAAAACCCAAGCAGTCCATTCAAAGAACATTGTTAAGCTAAAATTTGTGCttgataaaaaatagaaaaaataattttttgcaGCTTTATTGTGCATCAAAAGTCACTTCACTTTTAGCACAAGTTGTCATGATGTTTCAGATCCAACCCGGAGGAGGGGAAGCTGATATTCTGCGATGGGTCGGTGTGGCATCGGCTGCAGTGCATGCGGGGCTTTGGGGAGTGGATCGACAGTATTGTTGAATTCTCTGCCAACCTACAGCAGATGAACCTGGATGTCTCCACCTTCTCCTGCATATGTGCCCTCGCTCTGGTCACAGGTGAgcacaaacacattttgcactaaagatgtgtgtttatatccaaATGAAAGTTGAATTTAAGTACTCCATCTTTTCAGGATTTTGGTATTGCAAATCTAACTATTTAAGACATACTTTATCtgaaatattaagaaaaaaaaaattaacctgAAGTTACTTTTTCCTGAAGGTGATCAAAATGCCATATGGAAAATGGAGATTAGAATTAGAATTTAGTTTTACTCCAGATAGAAAGATGAATAATAGACACCCTAAGATAAATAGATGGTCCTAGATGACTGTGTGTCGAAAGAGATAGCAAGAATAACTAAATCCTTAGCTAATtaacatataaaaaagaaatgtatggaaaaaaatgttgaaaggaTTACAAATGATAGTTAATCAATTATTAATCTTTAACAGACAAATTTAGGTTTGTTGAGATAACAAGCTAAGTATATAAGCAGTTAGACAAATGCCCAGAACAAAAATTGGTTGGCAAATTGATCTTTTTAAGGTGTAGGTAACTAACAAAAAGACGAATAACTGTAAAGTATTTTTATAGTTggctaaataaaaaatggatttttcATTAGAATTTAGTTTTACTCGAGATTGGCAGCAAAAGGTAACTTCACAATAGATGGAAACTCATCATTATATGCTGTATGTGGCTATATGCTAAACCCTTTAGCTTGCTTGCTAAACAACATAGCCTATAGATAATTAGCATATAGGTAGAAAAATTGGTATAACTACATGAGCATTTAAAGACATGTTAATGAGGCGTAAATAACAAGAAATGGTAACTAGAtgaatttaatattaaaagacTATTTATTGGGTAAATGGTAATTAGCATAACTGGGTACATTGGAATGTGTGTGAAAAGATTTAGCGAGCTAGCCAATCATTTAGCTTGGTTGGTAAAGGACATTTAGCTAATTAGCATATCAAGAAATGGACAGGAAAACTGTTAAAAGATTAGAAAATATAGCTAACCAATATTGAAGCTTTAATAAACCATTATCAGGCTAGATAGTTTAGATAGCTAGCTTATGAGCAATTAGAAAAAGGTCATTTATGtaaaatggaagaaatgttAGCTAAGCTAATTGATTTTTAAAAGACTATCTATGGGACAAATGGTTTAGAAATGAAGACTCACTAGCAAAAATGAATAACTGTGAAGGTCTCGGCTAAAATATACTAGATTTTTAATCAACAGCGCATGtgacaaatgattaaaataaaacaataagctGAATAATAATTagctaaaacaaaaactactCCTGAATGGCTCACAGTGCACTGAAGCTGAATCTACAGCAGAACCGGTGCAAGGCATTAGAAAACTACGCAGCCACAAAAATATCAttgaataatataaataaaaatggtaacaCGCACACAATCTCAATTTTATACTATTTTCATTATGGTGGGTGCATGGTTGGCGACCCATAATATCCTAATTTCAAAACGTTATTTACCCCAAAAGCAATGTCCTGTCTGCcaaatttacagttattttcaAATGCAAGCTCAGTGTACTACTCTGATACATCACTGTGAATATTAAAAAGTGCCAATCAATACTggacctttttttatttctttatttcttttttactttgctACCCCAGtaagtttaaaaaacatctcCAGAATGACACCAGTAGGATGTAAGCCTACTACAAATAATACAAATGAATGGGTGTGTTACCTTGACAGTGCATGAAAGGCTCAATAACCAGTAGGCCCAATAGTTAATCACCAGTGGTGCTGTGTTGGTAGCGGGAAACCCCAAATCAATTCTGCTTAGGGTCCTGGCCAGGCCCTGATCTACAGTAAAGTATTAGCACACATATGCAGCATATTATTACTATTAACCATATAAGTTAAGACTTTCCCATCAGTTTAAAGAAGATCAAAGATCTAAATGTGTCATAATTAACTGCTAACCCTGTTATTTCACTGTACCTGCAGAGCGGCATGGTTTAAAGGAGCCGAGGCGCgtggaggagctgcagaacaACATAGTCAGGTGTCTGAAGGAAGGCGGGACGACAAGCTCAGACAGGGGAGGCTCAAACCGCTGGTCCAACCACCTGTCCAGACTTCTGGAAAAGCTTCCTGAACTCCGCACTCTTTGCATCCAAGGCCTTCAGAGGATTTTCTACCTGAAGCTGGAGGATCTGGTGCCGCCACCCGCCGTAATAGATAAGTTATTTCTGGACACATTGCCCTTTTAGAGACGTTCATCAGCTTGACTTGTTTTTGCTCGATTCCAATCAGTGATTCTGACAGTCTGAGCTCCGTGAGTCACACTGAAACtgtacaagaaaaaataaataaataaaaaggtaaaatagAGTCATAAACGCTTGCCTGTAAATGCAAAATATTATTATATGGAGTGTTAAGGAGCTTCTGCCCTTAAATCAATTTCATTGTGAGACATTTTAGTTCTATATTTTCCTTTGGTCTGATTGTCAGGCCAAATGTTTTGactgtaaatgaatgaaatgtaatgTTTTGGAGGTATTTTACACGTTTGTCTGCTACTCAgctcttacaaaaaaaaaaaaaaaaaaaaaaaaaaaggacattttgataaaaaagagaaacaacacaaaaacaagtgtatttatttatgtttaatcaATGACAATAGTTAGACTCTCTCATGGTCGTCTTTGTTCTGAGCGTAATTTGTCCTTGTCCGTGGTTTTAATAAATGATaaagtttaactttatttactgCTGATGCACGCtctataattttatttttaaacttatatattttttttaatattttcagacAAAAATCAAATATCAACTAAAGACCTGCTTTCAAATCTTTCAAATGGCAATTTTTTTggtcttatttcaatatttctcTCTTgcatatatttaattataagaaaaacatgtagatgcacacatgcacagatatAATATTAAATCCACAACAAAAATATGGTATAGGGCAAATTTATTCACAATATTTtggtaaatgtaatttaaagcatcaatttaataatttcctaagacactgaagaaaaaatataGATATGGATGcagaaaaatgatgaaaaataattgcatttttttttgtcttttataaatGAGAAAGTCGAAATTTCCAATGCATGAATAGGTTAAAGGTCACATTTATCTTCGAGGGAAATAGGCAGACAAATTTCATACATAAATTTCCAAGGAAGGAAAATGTATGTGCTTGTGTTGACATGGCCGTCGGCGGCCTGACATTTCTGCAGCCCTGTGGTCGGATGTGGCATTCAAGACGTtagtttctgctgcttttagcAAACACAAAAGCCTTGaaatcagcagcagcaacaagaCAAGCCAAATAAAACGTTTAATGCTCCTGTTGATCCTCTTCTTCAAAAGTCTGCCACAgcaattacaaataaaaacgCCAGCGTGTACTTTATTTTTGGCTTCATTGAAAGTCTCAAAggaattaaaaggaaaaaagtggtAGCCTGAACCTGTATGTCCGACATATTCTACTAAAGTCATCCCAGCTGACTTGTGGTCGGGATACGTTTTCTTTTCTATCCTGCAGACATAACATAGGATGATTTTCCTGAAGAGATTTTGAAAGGTTTGCGGATCAATATTCAGGTCATTGCTATGGTGTGGCAGCCTGAGATAGAAATGAATCAATTGTGGTATCTGAGAAACAGCCAATTTATtctgatggtgatggtgattgACAGGTGCGGTCGGCAAATACAATATCAGGTCGATCACAGCAAAGAGGGGCTtctttatttagtcattttcaccATTATTGAAACAGTCCATTAAGTGCAGTGAGGTCACAGAATGCAACTTcacaaaaagagaaacattaaCCTGTAGGGAGTTTGTTAAGTcacaaagtcattttaaaatactacaaatttacagtttttatgcTAAAAGGAAAGAACACTCTctttaaaatcaaatgttttatgaattggcatataaaaaataacatctaGTCCTTATCAGGccttaaaatgagtaaaatatgaCACTGTGTGatgatttatttaacaaaaaccaacaaaatagAGAagtaatgtgtaaaaaaaaactaagtttgTTCATATTGATTTAATAGGAGATAAAGATAATAAGAAGCAGACAGGTGCTGTTAATAAATTGCACTTAATTAGTTATTCATAAAAGCTGTGGTTCTGAGTAGTCATGTGTGTAAACACAATATCAATGAGGGAAGCCGTCAGCAATTATCTTAGGGAAGCACCTATAAATCTGGCAAGGGTTGTAActtcatttccaaactatttagAGTTCAATGTTCTACAGCGAGAAAGATTATTTACAAGTGAAAAACATTTGTGACAGCTGCCAGTCTTCTGAAGAGTGGACGTCCGACTAAATTTAGCCTTAGAATGGACTATGTAATGCTCAGACAAACCAGCTACAACCAGCTAAAAAGAACTTGGTAGTACAGCTTTGGCTTGCAAAGATGCATCTGATCAAAACAAGATAATGTTGTTTGGAGAAAACCAAACGCAGCaattcagcacaaacaccttataccaactgtcaagcacggtggtggagggttgatgatctgggcttgttctaCAGCCAAGGACCTGTAGAACAAGTTTATTTTCAAAGGACTTACTGACTCCTGCAggcaaacacagcagcagatgtacaacagaatgactaaaaaagaaaagagtcaaGATGTTGACTtgatccagtcaaagtccagacctcaacctggtGCAAATGCTGAATGGTGCTACATTTACCCAGTATATATTTTCAGAAACTTATACTTAAACATCACCGTTCTATGGTGAACATTGTTGATTGAAtgtcatataaaaatataaattaagatATCCACAAATCAAAATAAGAGTTGCTATTGCCAGATAATTTAGTAACTCATGATCTTAATATAATGACAAAACTGTAATGCTTCAACAGAGCCTGTGATCAATACTGACTAATTCTGCTTTCAGCACTTAAAGATTGGTCTTGAAAATCCTGATTGGAGCACATTCAATGAAAAAAGAATCTTCGTATATACCTCACTTTTTAATCAGTGCAAAACGGGTCCAAATCTAATCACCCTGGGGCAAAGTATTTATCCATGCAGTCCCTGAATGCATCGTTCCTTCCCCAGCTACATAGCCAGCCTGAAGTGATGCATTTTTGATTCTCTGCCATCCTTTTGATCTTTTAACTCCTCAGGATTTGGTGAGTCCACAACCCAAAGCTCTATAGTTTCTGCCAATTATGCCACCTTGTCCAAAATAGTCCCAAATAAATGGTCACAAGAGCAGCTTATAATACACTTTTTCTTTAGGGTCTCTTTCAGCAGGTTATTTTATCTCCCcttcataatatttttaaagttggaTGTCACCAATGATGATGATTAATGTAACATTAGTAATTAACCTAGAAAACCCAGAAGCGGCCTCTACAGTTCAGTGTGGAAGAACAGAATGATTGGAAAAGATGAGATCTTCTCCAGTCTATGCTTTATCTTCAAAGGATGTAAAAATCCTTTATAATAATGTGCGATTTGTAATGCAGTACAATTAACTGGGATCTACAACCTGGATCTGTTATGGGTAAAAAGACACGACTACAGGTCCAATGTGAGATCCTTCATATCAGAGACTGAGAGGTCAGCGAAAACTCCAGAAGCATGTTGTTTTTGGGATCCTGAAGCCCTCTGGCTGTATATGAccacacagcagcatcaagtATTTGATCTCGAGCGTCCGACTGTTTGGATTTTCCTGCACACTTTGATCTCTGCATCCACTCAGCTTCAATACAGCTTAACTCTTATCGCTGTCAGGCCAGAGACTGCGAGCATCAAGGCCACTTTTGCATGATTTCTAGGCAGGTTGCATTCCCTGGTTGCTTTCAACATGTAATCCATTTCAGATTATCACCGATTATTGATTGgatgttttaattattgtgaAAGTATGCTCTCCAGTAGGAATATCTGCTATTAAAACCATGCATAAAATCAACAAGCTTACATAAACCTTCATAATAGCATGGATCATGGATTTTTGTGACTTTCTTATAAGGAATGACCAAAAAAGtaagctaatcagccaatcacatggcagcaattcAAGACATTTTAGCTTACTCCGACCAGAAGGAAATATTCAGACCAGAAAAATTGGTCTGAATATTGCTCTCTTGTCAATTTGGCTTTTTTCAAAAACACCTACTATATACTATGCATGCTAGGTAGTATGTAGTACATACTGTCATCTCTTGCATATCATATGCAACCTCATAAGTGATTCATTTTGTGGCATGTTATAGCATTTTTAGCCAGTTTCTGGTTTAGAAAAGCAGCATTAAACAGTAGCATAGCTTTGTTTAGCTTGTTTAATgctcatagaaaaaaaaataaataaaaacattaccaTGTAGAAGCTGAACAGGAAAATAGTTTGCACACTGTGTACTACAATTTGGCAAAATCAGTGTGTACTACTAGTATCGAGCATAATTTCAAAACTAGCAGAACTACTTCTTATACTGAATTAATGTAGTGTCTGGCAGCTTGGTTTAAATGCTTCGAACCAGTCAATGgaaacatgtttacatatttaaaagatGGTTTGAGATTTGCTTCACTTGTCTCTGAAAGACTAACTCATGACTGCAGAACCTACTATGAATCTGCTAAGATCAGTCAGCACATAAGCAGGAGGTGGATGAATTGTGTTTGCATTGCAAGGACTAAAATCCTTTTTATCACTGAAACGGAGGGGATGGTTGTGGACCTCTGGGTGACTGACTGGTGCTACAGAGAACAACTGGACTCAGATTTACACCAACAGATGCAGAGAAAGGGCTTCCCTCATCGTGAGGGATTCCACCTGCTTACACTCTCTTCACCGCCCTTCCATCAGGCAGCAACCGATCAAGGATCACCAggctgaaaaacagcttttttcctGGATGCTGACTGTATGATGAACAGCAGCGTCCTGCCATGAACTGAGAAtttctaaatgtaattttaattgTTGTATCTTTTTATATAGCTTTAAGTATTCATTCTAGTATGCACCATAACCTAAACGTAAtatattaactttattttcttcaagTTTCATGTGAGAGCGACTGTAAAGAAACCTGgaaaaactggtttataaaacCGGCAGTGCAGGCTTCCCAAACTTTTGTTTAAagtcttctttttaaatgattattgttgttctgattttaagtaaaataaaaaaatctttcattttttaccTTTTGGACAGAAGGTGTTTTTCTAAGTTTAAGAAAGTTGGACAAAACCATTGAAAGCCACTGTATAAAGTAAAAATCCAGCCTTTACGTGCTTGCTGGATTTGTTTAGGAATAATGCAGATAAGAGCAGTAATTTGTGCCATTAAACTAATTAATCCTCTGTAGGTGTGCttgacatttcattttcacaccAGAAAGACGTGAGGATCCATTTTTTTCTCgtaattttttacattaatttcccaacagattattctgtttattcagagatgaaatcactttttaatttctgtgtCGAATTCTCAACGTTTCTTCTAATTtactaatataaaatatattttatctttccatccatcatcaAGCTAAGACATTTCACTGTATAAATCTCTCTAATTCAGCTATTTACTTCTAAACACGCCCATATCCTCTGTATAGTCACAGAAAACAGCTGTAGTACAGTATATAGTATATATTCCTGCAACTTCACCACACAACAAGTCACTTTAAACACTTTAAGAAAAGCAATCAGTGGACT
This DNA window, taken from Melanotaenia boesemani isolate fMelBoe1 chromosome 24, fMelBoe1.pri, whole genome shotgun sequence, encodes the following:
- the LOC121635799 gene encoding nuclear receptor subfamily 4 group A member 2-like; the encoded protein is MPCVQTQCGSSPQGASPASQSAGGEHSCDFLTPEFVKFSMDLTNSEISAVASSPSFGPLADTYNSGYDMKPPCLFQMSVQGELPCVKVEDTHGCPRYQPNQHHSHQSEELLSSPSSVYYYRSPSPHTSITSNFQTPAGPIWEDSGSLYSFRQEYLAAAHRKNALSRFSLFSLKHAQHGSPSLSTCQMTFEGSLHVSMNLDAGGAHQTLDSSTVLGSSGLQGKQPGVGFPHHLQLAHGHHFMEYQNSSGAGRPLSSEGLCAVCGDNAACQHYGVRTCEGCKGFFKRTVQKNAKYVCLAAKSCPVDKRRRNRCQYCRFQKCLVVGMVKEVVRTDGLKGRRGRLPSKPKALSDLNLPGSSLLSALVRAHVESNPPLSRLDYSKFKESPESPLQDDAQHVRQFYDLLTRSMEVIRGWAQRIPGFISLPKHDQDLLFFSAFLELFVLRLAYRSNPEEGKLIFCDGSVWHRLQCMRGFGEWIDSIVEFSANLQQMNLDVSTFSCICALALVTERHGLKEPRRVEELQNNIVRCLKEGGTTSSDRGGSNRWSNHLSRLLEKLPELRTLCIQGLQRIFYLKLEDLVPPPAVIDKLFLDTLPF